Proteins found in one Triticum aestivum cultivar Chinese Spring chromosome 4D, IWGSC CS RefSeq v2.1, whole genome shotgun sequence genomic segment:
- the LOC123097817 gene encoding uncharacterized protein — MGILLVSGKFLARRPPLALAPRCSRGSPDKRGRDEGDTSSTDWDKAWSTFKKKGKKTLFSEFSPNKYVTWNPRRSEYPLSEEVDPIKRAERSNLMLWTSPRFTLVGAIIIVSALLIYTLVVPPK; from the exons ATGGGGATACTACTGGTTTCCGGGAAATTCTTGGCTCGACGGCCTCCACTGGCGCTCGCCCCTCGCTGCTCCCGAGGCTCCCCGGACAAGCGCGGCAGGGACGAAG GTGACACATCGTCAACCGACTGGGATAAGGCTTGGTCTACCTTTAAGAAGAAAGGGAAGAAGACCCTGTTCTCAGAGTTCTCACCGAACAAATATGTGACCTGGAACCCACGGCGCAGTGAGTATCCATTGTCAGAAGAAGTCGATCCAATCAAAAGAGCTGAGAGGTCTAACTTGATGTTGTGGACAAGTCCAAGATTTACCTTGGTAGGGGCGATTATCATCGTTTCGGCATTGCTAATCTATACATTGGTTGTCCCACCCAAGTAA